One window of the Papaver somniferum cultivar HN1 unplaced genomic scaffold, ASM357369v1 unplaced-scaffold_115, whole genome shotgun sequence genome contains the following:
- the LOC113329225 gene encoding protein DETOXIFICATION 21-like, giving the protein MEENNSINKKLLSNGDTEIGKDDENLRTKVVVESKKLWVVAGPAIFTRFSTFGISIITQIFIGHMGAIELAAYSLVFTVLLRFANGILLGMASALETLCGQAYGAKQYNMLGIYLQRSWLVLFITALFLLPVFLLTAPILKLLGQEEEIADVAGFISMWTIPVIFSFIFSFTCQMYLSAQSKNIIIAYVAAAAIVVHIGLSWLLCVTYDMGISGALISTVIAYWIPNVGQILFITCGGCPDTWSGFSMLAFQDLWPVIKLSLSSGAMLCLELWYNSVLVLLTGNMINAKVAIDALAICLNINGWEMMISLGFLAAASVRVSNELGGGSSKGAKFAIMVSTLTSLTIGVVLFVFFLFYRGQLAYIFTTDEAVAAEVDKLSPLLAISILLNSVQPVLSGVAVGAGWQSIVAYVNLACYYLVGIPLGMVLGYLINFQVTGIWMGMLVGTAVQTIVLVIITWRTDWDNQVVVARNRVRKWSTPAVGERSQAEGAPRV; this is encoded by the exons ATGGAGGAGAACAACAGCATAAACAAGAAGCTTTTGAGTAATGGAGATACTGAAATAGGAAAGGATGATGAAAATTTGAGAACCAAGGTAGTTGTGGAGTCGAAGAAGTTATGGGTTGTCGCCGGACCAGCCATTTTCACGAGGTTTTCGACATTTGGGATATCGATCATCACCCAAATTTTTATCGGACACATGGGTGCTATTGAACTTGCAGCTTATTCTCTCGTTTTCACCGTTCTCTTAAGATTCGCTAATGGCATCCTG TTGGGAATGGCAAGTGCATTAGAAACTCTATGTGGGCAAGCATATGGAGCGAAGCAATACAATATGCTAGGGATATATCTTCAAAGATCTTGGCTCGTTTTGTTCATTActgcactttttctccttcccgTCTTCCTCCTCACTGCACCTATACTTAAGCTTCTAggacaagaagaagaaattgctgATGTGGCCGGTTTCATCTCAATGTGGACAATTCCTGTTATCTTCTCGTTCATCTTTTCCTTCACATGTCAAATGTATCTGTCTGCTCAAAGTAAGAACATTATCATCGCTTACGTGGCTGCTGCTGCGATTGTTGTCCACATCGGTCTCTCATGGCTCTTATGTGTCACGTACGATATGGGTATTAGTGGTGCATTGATATCTACAGTTATCGCATATTGGATTCCAAATGTGGGACAGATTTTGTTTATTACATGTGGTGGGTGTCCTGATACATGGAGCGGTTTCTCGATGCTTGCTTTTCAAGATCTTTGGCCAGTCATAAAGCTGTCTCTGTCATCTGGTGCCATGCTTTG TTTGGAATTGTGGTACAACTCTGTATTGGTTCTCTTAACAGGAAACATGATAAATGCTAAAGTTGCCATTGATGCTCTTGCAATCTG CCTAAACATTAACGGGTGGGAGATGATGATATCTCTTGGTTTCCTGGCAGCAGCAAG tGTGCGGGTGTCCAATGAACTCGGTGGAGGGAGCTCGAAAGGGGCGAAGTTTGCAATAATGGTGTCGACACTTACATCATTGACAATCGGGGTCGTGCTGTTTGTGTTTTTCCTGTTTTACAGAGGACAATTAGCCTACATATTTACGACGGATGAAGCAGTAGCAGCAGAAGTTGATAAGCTATCACCGCTTCTTGCTATCTCTATACTTCTTAACAGTGTTCAACCTGTCCTCTCAG GGGTTGCTGTTGGTGCTGGATGGCAAAGTATCGTGGCTTATGTGAACTTAGCCTGCTATTACTTGGTCGGAATTCCGCTTGGAATGGTCCTCGGTTACcttatcaatttccaagttaca GGGATTTGGATGGGAATGTTAGTTGGAACAGCAGTTCAGACAATTGTACTTGTTATTATTACCTGGAGAACGGACTGGGATAATCAG GTTGTTGTGGCTAGAAACCGTGTGAGGAAATGGTCTACACCTGCAGTAGGAGAAAGATCTCAAGCAGAAGGTGCACCGCGTGTTTAG
- the LOC113329110 gene encoding uncharacterized protein LOC113329110: MKSRELLQESHHLRNIVRRQTTEEGLGYMIRVNASIDCMRFLLCQGLASRGHDESDTSHNQGNFLELLKYTTEYNDSIKSEVLKKSPGNNKLTSPDMQKYIGDSLFAVMVDESRDVSVREQMAVCIRYVNKEGCIIERFIGIIHVLETTTISLKNSVDALLSKYGLNIMRLRVQCYDGASNMQEMLEIVRREGTSEARGKSYDFLILMPTFDFVFTLFLTPFSVMCFLVTNFLSWLESVGLPRKWLRPKDIVYPHVYLLITLSLIFSVATATVERVFSAKKIVKNRLRSRIGDEYMNNCMLTYIEREIFRSISTDKIRKGFRLMAPRRGYC, encoded by the exons ATGAAAAGCCGCGAGTTACTACAGGAGTCACATCATCTTCGGAATATCGTTAGACGTCAAACAACAGAAGAGGGTTTGGGGTACATGATTCGTGTGAATGCATCAATTGACTGTATGCGGTTTCTCTTATGTCAAGGATTAGCTTCTCGTGGCCATGATGAATCTGATACTTCACATAATCAAGGTAACTTTCTTGAACTCCTTAAATACACAACTGAATATAATGATAGTATCAAGAGTGAAGTTTTGaaaaaatctcctggtaacaacAAGCTAACATCACCAGACATGCAAAAAT ATATTGGTGATTCCCTTTTTGCCGTTATGGTTGACGAGTCTCGCGATGTATCTGTTAGAGAGCAAATGGCAGTTTGTATACGTTATGTCAACAAGGAAGGATGTATTATTGAAAGGTTCATTGGCATCATTCATGTCCTTGAAACGACGACAATTTCATTGAAGAATTCAGTTGATGCATTACTTTCTAAATATGGTTtaaatataatgagattgagagTTCAGTGTTACGATGGTGCTTCTAATATGCAAG AAATGTTGGAGATTGTAAGGCGAGAAGGTACTAGTGAAGCGAGGggaaaatcatatgattttctgattttgatgCCGACATTTGATTTTGTCTTTACTTTGTTTCTG ACACCTTTCTCCGTGATGTGCTTTCTAGTAACAAATTTTTTGAGTTGGTTGGAATCAGTGGGCTTGCCAAGAAAATGGTTGAGACCAAAAGATATAGTATATCCTCATGTTTACTTGTTGATTACATTGTCTTTGATATTTTCGGTTGCTACCGCTACCGTTGAGAGAGTGTTTTCCGCTAAGAAGATAGTGAAGAATCGTTTGCGAAGTCGTATTGGTGATGAGTATATGAATAATTGTATGCTCACATATATTGAACGAGAAATTTTTCGCAGTATCAGCACCGACAAGATTAGAAAAGGATTTCGACTTATGGCACCACGTCGTGGGTATTGTTGA